GAGTTGGCTTCCCTTGTCATTCCTGATTCGATCTTACACCTAGCCACTGACTTGCGGCGATCGCTTCTCGTCTAATATTATAGTATGACTATCTGTTATTTTCAAAGGAAATACTTAGTAGCTTCTCCGTATATAAGTACTAACTGCTTATGCCGACTACCAACTTCAATGTCCACCATACTGGGAATGTGATTCATGATTTATGTAGCACTTGTGTATTACACGACCAATGGTATTATAGTCTGCAGCAATTTCAGAAATTGCTGGCGAAACGCCAATAATGATAAGGGTATTAAAGCCAAATGTCTACCACAGTTTTTTCAGCATCTCGTGGGTGAAAATGCGTTGAAGCATAACTCGTTTCAAAAGTGGCAAAAAATCCCTGACAAATTTGGAGGTAATTATACGACTTTAAAAGGTGGTAATGTCTGATTAATTATGGCATATCTCTCTTTGTAACTTATATTCTTTATCGGATTGCGTATCACTACTTACTGAAAGAAGttcatttcatttgatGTCTTGTAAATCTATGGACTTTGAGCTGAAATTTTGCGAATATTTTCGACAGGGGAAAAGATAGCAGTAAGCAACATCGCAATGTCAAAGTTGGGCCGTGGATAATTATCACAGGAGGCAAAACGTAGGAAAATAGTGACTATTATGTTTTGTAATATAGCATTCTTCAGAACAGATTTGCAACcaacaattttgaaatacGCTTTCTGAAATTTGTGTTCCAAATTTGCGACCTGGTATTTTAATTTGATAACGTAATTTATGATATGATGGTTGTAAACACATCATAAATTTACTGCTACAGGAGTATAGTACCAAAGGTGGGGTGACAACATTCATTGGTTGAAAGTATGAGTTAATAAGCATCCAAAATCATTACTAACTCACGTCgtaattaattcatatCAAGTAGCTCCTGGAGGACGATCAATCCTTCCCTATCTAGTTACTTCGACCAGAAGTGTGAGTTAAGGCGATCAAATAACGCTATCGTTAATCTCTTTATACTAACTTTTAGTAAGGCTGAAGATCGAAAAGGGAAGCACCCACTCTATTAAATGTAGGTCCCATAAATGTATGTCTCGCCTCTTTGAGATTTATATTCCTCCTTTAGGAGGAATATTTTAAGCGAATAAACTGTATTCTTTACAGACGACCACTCAATGGCTTTTATAATAACATACTGTTAAGATACATGTAATAACATACTGATGTGACATAAAAATAGAGAAAATATATCGATCTAAATGTATTACAGAATAATAGATAAGAGGGAAATCCCTTTTATGATAGCgagtatataaataaaatagaCTTCTTTTTGATTTGATTGACAGGTTGAAAATTAACTAGAGCTTTGACCACCCATTGGCACCTTCAGTCCATCTGGATGTAATGAAACCACTTgccttcttcaaatattgtAGCTGGTTGTCCACTTTGGGCAGCGTATTTAGCCAGTTGTGCGAGAAAGTCTTGTTTAGTTTTCTCGaacttttctttcttcttttcttctttctccAACTGTGCTTCAAGTACTTTAATGTGGACCGCATCTTTTGCATTAGCAAGCCTGTCCTTCATATCACTGAATCTTcccattttctttattatagaTACAGAACCAAGGCTCGTTATTTTAGAATGTTTCGGGGAATATTTGAGATCTCATATAGCAGTTTTACGAGATCACATATAGTGGTTTGAACACGAACGACCTAATCTATGCAATTGGTCCGGTGAATTCCCAATCGTGCGTTATCTCCTTCGAACCACAACTATTATCGGCACGATCCAGGCCTACAAAATCCTACAGTTATGAAATGTACTACGTTGATATTTTGAGGACTTAATGCCTGGTTTTGATCATTGGGCATGGAGAGACATATTTACGAGGATACTAATGTGCAGTAAGTTTTACTCTAAGTATAGGGAGGGTGGTCTGGTCGTATAATCTTCGTTTTGGGTCAATATGACAAGGAAAAGACTAAAACAAAATACTCAGGCAATAGCTTTAGGATTTTCAAAGATACTGTTCCAGACATGTACATCTATATGTctaatttacttaataattattaatcacgaattattattcgCATTTTAATTCGGCATACTTTTAACGCATACATGAATCAATTCGACTCTAGTTTAATAAACGATGCTTagtttttaataaaaatatagagagttctttgaaataaattCGTAATAGATCTACTTGTTGTAATGATTTGGTTATTTTTTTGAGGAACACTTTCTAACTACTTGTATATATTCACAACATCGACTCTACATCTGATAGAGCTGTTTAGCTTGGTATTTTGTTGCTGGCCGTATTCTTGTCAGTCGCAGATTTTGACACACCACCACTATCAATCGTTGACCAATTACCTTAACTTCTCCTCCATACTCTGAGTGGAAGTCAATTTCCAAGGATTCGGCAGCTTACTTTTATGTTTGCTAGCGAAACGGGCAATGGCAGCGAGTTTTCAAATGTTCCAATAACCGAAAACATGCTGAAAAGAAACAAACTGGCTTAAAAGGTCATAGATCAGTTGATAATAAGTGAGCTTCCATTTATAATGCAGTCTCTCTCAAAAGGTGATGGCCCTTGCCAGACTCGTCAATGACTCTCCTGAAGTTCATCAATAGTACTGTATAATTGTTTGTAAATTTAATACTAACCAGAAACAATAGCAAGAATACTAATAAGGCAGACATATCCGACTGACTGTACATTAAAAATAGATCGTGCGGGAACCTGATCCGACTGTCGACAcagtatataatatataatatgcCAGCCAAAATAGTATTGATTTACACATTAAAATAGCCTCAAAATGTCAATCGAGTGGAACGTTATAATCTACGATAAGCCTGGTACTGACAGAACTGAAGTCAGACCAACACATGTTGCAAACATTCCAGAATCTGTCAACAAAGGGATTGTCACCTCTGTCGGGGCAATTTACCAAGATGTTCAAAAGACCAAGTTTGCCGGTAGTGCATTCCACATTATAGCCAATtctaaagaagaaattattgagtTCTTAAAGAAGGACATTTACTACGAGAAAGGTATTTGGGATATTGACTCCGTTATTGCTCATCCAATTGGCGTGGCTTGTAGATTGCCTAAAAGAATGAATGGAGTAACTGTTGACTTCGCCAATTTGTAAACTTATAGTCTAAATGCAATATAcgatttcttgaaatataaaCAGTAAGATCAAATCGCTTCGGCTAAAGGGTAAAAATTAGTATCCGAAGCCGGACAGAAGGTAGAAACTTCAGAATTTGTAGGATTGAGAAAGTAAATACCTGTACATATCAAGGTTTACGAAAACAATTACAAGGTATAGGGCAATGATGTCTTCATGTAGAATCATTTATACTGGTTCACAACTGTAAATTGTTATAGGCGCGACTTAGAACAAGTGGGCAATTGAAATCCGTCAAAGAACAGTGTTCACGACTGCAATATTCCCAATGTAAACATAACCCTTATATTATTTCAGCCCCGGCTTGTATTAAAAGCAACAACTCACCCATAAATGCATCAACGGTTGCGGGTAGAAAAGTTGCTTTTCGGATCAAAGTAATAATCCTTTCCGTATATATTACACCCATAAATATTCTTGGGGGTTTGGGTGTAGTAACATTTCAAGGTGATTACAATAGTTTTAAGCGGCTGATTAGTATAATCCAAAATTCGGGAAACAATATCATTTTACAGGCCGAGCCGGAAAGCATATATACCCACATATTATAGAAACTATAACATAAGGTTATAAATAAGACAAGCTTTCTCCGATTAAAACATATAAATTTCCTGTAATATATATTCGTACTATTTACATAAGTGATATACGTTATTCGATTGCCACTTTCTAAAAACATTTCAGATATATCTTGCTGCAAATTGAGAGCTCTTACTTCGTACATTTAATCACGATTTTAATAAGAGCAGTCGATGAATTCGAGTACCCATTACGATGATGTCTCCCAGAAATCATCAACAGTAAATGATCTGGCGGACGATAACAAAATTCCCGAGTACCATGGCTTCGATAAAGAGGTCTCTTCTGAGGTGCAAAATTTGGCCCGCATGATGAGTAGACCATCAATAGATAAGGCGTCGTCTTTGGCAAGGACATTGAGCAACATGTCTCAGGTTCCAGGGCTAAATCCGATGGCTAAAGATGAAGGAGAATTAGATCCTAGATTAGACCCTGATTCTGATAgttttgattcaaaattctGGGTCAAAAATCTCCGGAAAATGCATAATTCAGATCCTGCGTATTACAAGCCTGCATCATTGGGGGTTGCATATAAAGACCTTAGAGCTTATGGTATTGCTACAGATGCCGACTACCAAGCCAATGTAGGTAACGTCGTTTACAAGACAATTAGTCAAACGATTAAAGGATTTTTTGACAAAAATAACGATGACGCTAAATTCGATATTTTGAAGCCAATGGATGGGCTAATCAGACCCGGAGAAGTGACAGTGGTCTTAGGTAGACCGGGTGCTGGATGTTCAACATTCCTAAAGACAATCTCATCCAATACCCACGGTTTTACCGTTGCTAAAGATTCCGTTCTTTCATATGATGGTTTAAAACcaaatgatattattaaacaTTTTAGGGGAGATGTGGTGTACTGTGCTGAGACCGAATCTCATTTTCCTCAGTTGACGGTCGGTCAAACGTTAGATTTTGCTGCAAAATTGAGAACTCCACAAAATAGACCAGAAGGTGTTTCAAGAGAGGAGTATGCTGCCCATATGACCAAAGTAATTATGGCTACATATGGTTTATCTCATACTAGGAATACGAAAGTTGGTAATGACTTTATTAGGGGTGTTTCTGGTGGTGAACGTAAGAGAGTTTCCATAGCTGAAGTCGCATTATCGTTTGCATCATTACAATGTTGGGATAATTCGACCAGAGGTTTAGATTCTGCTACTGCCTtggaatttattaaagcaTTGAAGACCTCGGCAACTGTTTTGAACGCCACCCCAATGATCGCCATCTATCAATGTTCTCAAGATGCTTAcgatttatttgataaggTGATTTTGTTATACGAAGGTTACCAAATTTTCTTCGGCGATTGTAAACAAGCCAAACTATATTTCCTTGAAATGGGATATGATTGTCCGCAAAGACAGACTACTGCAGATTTTTTAACATCCTTGACAAATCCATCCGAACGTGTTGTCAGACCAGGCTATGAAAATAAGGTACCCAGGACACCAGAAGAGTTCTATACCTATTGGCAAAATTCACCTGAAAGGAAGGCACTAT
This is a stretch of genomic DNA from Debaryomyces hansenii CBS767 chromosome G complete sequence. It encodes these proteins:
- a CDS encoding DEHA2G14850p (no similarity) is translated as MKDRLANAKDAVHIKVLEAQLEKEEKKKEKFEKTKQDFLAQSAKYAAQSGQPATIFEEGKWFHYIQMD
- a CDS encoding DEHA2G14828p (no similarity), with the protein product MIYVALVYYTTNGIIVCSNFRNCWRNANNDKGIKAKCLPQFFQHLVGENALKHNSFQKWQKIPDKFGGNYTTLKGGNV
- a CDS encoding DEHA2G14872p (similar to uniprot|Q75CT8 Ashbya gossypii ACL169W ACL169Wp), whose amino-acid sequence is MSIEWNVIIYDKPGTDRTEVRPTHVANIPESVNKGIVTSVGAIYQDVQKTKFAGSAFHIIANSKEEIIEFLKKDIYYEKGIWDIDSVIAHPIGVACRLPKRMNGVTVDFANL